In the Muricauda sp. MAR_2010_75 genome, one interval contains:
- a CDS encoding YafY family protein yields MGMDTAKRFDRIVAILIQLQSKRIVKAQELADRFDVSLRTIYRDIRTLEASGVPIVSEAGVGYSIMEGYRLPPVMFTREEAGSFVAAEKLMQKFTDKSLGTYYESAMFKLKSVLRGKEKDWVEALESQVSIFPGQELFNADVPNALEILFESIAEKKQVFLKYESLREDDPSERNIEPVGVFHENNFWYILGYCHLRKDYRHFRTDRIHQIKRTPHSFVLQHGTIDEHRHIHENTQKTKVTILVNKTVAKYIQGSKKYHGFVSQKTKNNEVEMTFMTTDLENGFARWYLMFGDYAKIIEPESLKKRIADLLQKNQDMLSA; encoded by the coding sequence ATGGGAATGGATACCGCTAAACGTTTTGATAGGATTGTAGCCATCTTGATTCAGCTGCAGTCCAAACGCATAGTAAAGGCTCAAGAACTGGCTGACCGGTTCGATGTAAGCCTAAGAACCATCTATCGTGACATACGCACCTTGGAAGCATCCGGGGTTCCCATTGTAAGTGAAGCGGGGGTGGGCTATTCCATTATGGAAGGGTACCGACTGCCCCCGGTCATGTTCACCCGTGAGGAGGCCGGTAGTTTTGTGGCCGCTGAAAAGCTGATGCAAAAATTCACGGATAAGTCGCTGGGAACCTATTACGAATCCGCCATGTTCAAGCTTAAATCGGTTTTGCGTGGAAAAGAAAAAGATTGGGTGGAAGCTTTGGAATCGCAGGTTTCCATCTTTCCAGGACAAGAATTGTTCAATGCGGATGTTCCCAACGCCCTTGAAATTCTCTTTGAGAGCATTGCCGAAAAGAAACAGGTCTTTTTAAAATACGAATCGCTCCGGGAAGATGACCCATCGGAGAGGAATATTGAACCCGTTGGTGTCTTTCATGAGAATAACTTTTGGTATATTCTGGGGTACTGCCATCTCAGAAAAGATTACAGGCATTTTAGAACGGATAGAATTCATCAAATTAAGCGGACACCTCATAGCTTTGTCCTTCAACATGGCACTATTGATGAGCATCGGCACATACATGAAAACACCCAAAAAACCAAGGTCACCATATTGGTGAACAAAACAGTGGCCAAATACATCCAAGGCAGTAAAAAATACCATGGATTTGTATCGCAAAAGACAAAAAATAATGAAGTGGAAATGACCTTTATGACCACGGACTTGGAGAATGGTTTTGCCCGATGGTACCTTATGTTTGGGGATTACGCCAAAATCATCGAGCCCGAAAGCTTAAAAAAGAGAATAGCTGACCTCTTGCAAAAAAACCAAGATATGCTCTCCGCATAA
- a CDS encoding M15 family metallopeptidase gives MRYLVYMLMAMSLLNCREKLDKKKIEVQEPAVVKVPDTVAEQEKKPKTFEGLADTTFVRLADFSDDFAYDLRYATKNNFLKAKVYDCAECYTRVKTAKALIEANKDFMKKGVRIKFFDCYRPNSVQYKMWEIVPNPQYVANPVKGSIHNKGGAVDITLVDRDGNELDMGTDFDFFGKKAYHDNLDLPKEVLENRKLLKETMEAHGFWSIRTEWWHYNLSAASNDRVANFKWDCNN, from the coding sequence ATGAGATATTTGGTGTATATGTTGATGGCAATGTCCCTTTTGAACTGTAGGGAGAAGCTGGATAAAAAGAAGATTGAAGTACAAGAACCAGCAGTTGTAAAGGTCCCCGATACGGTAGCTGAGCAAGAGAAAAAACCAAAGACTTTTGAAGGTCTGGCAGACACCACTTTTGTTCGCTTGGCAGATTTCAGTGATGATTTCGCCTATGATTTGAGATATGCCACAAAGAATAACTTTTTAAAGGCAAAGGTGTATGATTGTGCCGAATGTTACACGCGAGTGAAAACAGCAAAGGCACTGATAGAGGCCAACAAAGATTTTATGAAAAAAGGGGTGAGAATCAAATTTTTTGATTGCTATCGCCCTAATTCAGTACAGTACAAGATGTGGGAGATAGTCCCCAACCCACAATATGTGGCTAATCCCGTAAAAGGATCTATCCATAATAAAGGTGGTGCTGTGGACATCACTTTGGTGGATAGAGATGGAAACGAACTGGATATGGGCACCGATTTTGATTTCTTCGGAAAGAAAGCCTATCACGATAATCTGGATTTGCCCAAAGAAGTTTTGGAGAACCGAAAATTGTTAAAGGAAACCATGGAAGCCCATGGATTTTGGTCGATACGGACCGAATGGTGGCATTACAATTTATCGGCAGCTTCCAATGATCGGGTGGCCAACTTTAAATGGGATTGTAACAATTAA
- a CDS encoding 5'-3'-deoxyribonucleotidase codes for MTIFVDMDEVIADAYGAHLELYNSEFDAQLRLEDCYGKEAWQCVPKEHQETVRGHNWRIGYFRNLKVIPDSQEVLFELSKKYEVYIASAAMEFPNSLKEKSDWLDEFFPFIPWKKRILCGDKFILKGDVLIDDRSKNLKKFDGRSIMFTSPHNTNTTDFERANNWREIADKLL; via the coding sequence ATGACCATTTTTGTGGATATGGATGAGGTGATTGCCGATGCTTATGGAGCGCACCTCGAACTATACAATTCTGAATTTGATGCCCAACTTAGATTGGAAGACTGCTATGGTAAGGAAGCGTGGCAATGTGTACCCAAGGAGCACCAAGAAACCGTAAGGGGACATAATTGGCGAATAGGATATTTTAGAAACTTGAAGGTGATTCCAGATAGCCAAGAAGTACTTTTTGAATTAAGTAAAAAATACGAGGTCTATATCGCCTCCGCGGCCATGGAATTTCCCAATTCCCTAAAGGAAAAATCGGATTGGTTGGATGAATTCTTTCCATTCATTCCTTGGAAAAAACGAATTCTATGCGGGGACAAGTTCATCTTAAAAGGTGATGTACTGATTGATGACCGTAGCAAAAACCTCAAAAAATTTGATGGAAGGAGTATCATGTTCACCTCTCCGCACAACACCAACACCACAGATTTTGAACGTGCCAACAATTGGAGAGAAATCGCGGATAAACTTTTGTAA
- a CDS encoding alpha/beta hydrolase, translating into MKHFKTTSILAVLLVFVDMGISAQDTIMPLWPNKIPNQEASNEKERVETDRFDWVTNVQQPTIEVYLPTKSNANGQAVVIFPGGGYYGLAYDWEGIDMAKALNSKGVAGIVVKYRLPISKSIVEGKEVVPLQDAQRAMRLVKSKAAEWNISEGKIGIMGFSAGGHLASTLGTHYDDTVYEKQDEADELSARPDFMALIYPVISMDNETTHSGSKGALLGENPSDELANRFSANKNVTKDTPPAFLLHAQDDDAVPVENSILMFSALKKEGIPVTMHIYSKGGHGFSLALKDQRLKNWISLLYDWLDNLE; encoded by the coding sequence GTGAAGCATTTTAAAACCACATCAATTCTCGCAGTACTTCTTGTATTTGTGGACATGGGTATATCGGCTCAAGACACGATTATGCCTTTGTGGCCCAATAAAATTCCCAATCAAGAAGCATCCAATGAAAAGGAAAGAGTAGAGACAGACCGATTTGATTGGGTCACCAACGTACAACAACCTACCATTGAAGTCTATTTGCCTACAAAAAGCAATGCCAATGGGCAGGCCGTGGTTATTTTTCCCGGGGGAGGGTACTATGGTTTGGCCTACGACTGGGAAGGTATTGACATGGCCAAGGCCTTAAATTCCAAGGGAGTGGCAGGAATTGTGGTAAAATATAGATTGCCCATATCAAAATCCATTGTGGAGGGAAAAGAAGTGGTTCCCTTGCAAGATGCACAGCGGGCCATGCGTTTGGTAAAAAGTAAGGCGGCGGAATGGAATATTTCCGAAGGAAAAATAGGTATCATGGGATTTTCTGCGGGTGGACATTTGGCCTCGACGCTGGGCACGCATTATGATGATACCGTGTATGAAAAACAAGATGAAGCAGATGAGTTAAGCGCCCGACCCGATTTTATGGCCTTGATCTACCCTGTGATTTCCATGGACAATGAAACTACCCACTCAGGATCCAAGGGAGCCTTATTGGGCGAAAATCCATCGGATGAACTGGCCAACCGGTTTTCTGCCAACAAAAATGTGACCAAAGATACGCCTCCTGCTTTTTTGCTTCACGCCCAAGACGATGATGCAGTGCCTGTTGAAAATAGCATTTTAATGTTCAGCGCACTGAAAAAGGAAGGGATTCCGGTAACCATGCACATTTACTCCAAAGGCGGTCATGGATTTTCCTTGGCCTTGAAGGACCAGCGTCTCAAAAACTGGATATCCCTTTTGTACGATTGGCTGGATAATTTAGAGTAG
- a CDS encoding alpha/beta hydrolase-fold protein gives MQIRQVISKIVLLGILFFLQACSAQSQLVEDEAQTVTKENLRYYLYYPEEYFEKPDDEFGLLLFLHGGGESGRELLHVKKNGPPKLLAEGKQFPFLVLAPQNPHEKKWWNTQAVNQLLDSIVDANRVDKNRLYLTGLSRGGSAAWEMATQYPDKFAAMAVVCGMAPVPYAHWIDKNMPIWVFHGDKDETISVEESDKMVSRLKEMNYDVIYTRYKDLGHNAWDRAYTTDSLYTWLAKQKRIN, from the coding sequence ATGCAAATTCGCCAAGTCATTTCCAAGATTGTTCTTTTGGGCATCCTATTCTTTCTTCAGGCTTGTTCTGCCCAATCCCAATTGGTGGAGGACGAAGCGCAGACAGTGACCAAAGAAAACCTCCGCTACTATTTGTATTATCCAGAGGAATATTTTGAAAAACCAGATGATGAATTTGGACTATTGCTCTTTTTGCACGGTGGAGGTGAATCTGGAAGGGAATTGCTTCATGTAAAGAAAAATGGCCCACCAAAATTGCTGGCAGAAGGCAAGCAATTTCCTTTTTTGGTTTTGGCTCCCCAAAATCCACATGAAAAAAAATGGTGGAACACCCAAGCGGTTAACCAATTATTGGATTCCATTGTTGATGCGAACCGGGTAGATAAGAACCGCCTCTATCTAACTGGACTCAGTAGGGGTGGAAGTGCAGCTTGGGAAATGGCCACACAGTATCCAGATAAATTTGCGGCCATGGCAGTGGTTTGCGGTATGGCTCCGGTACCTTATGCGCATTGGATTGACAAAAACATGCCCATTTGGGTTTTTCATGGGGATAAAGATGAGACCATTAGCGTGGAAGAATCGGACAAAATGGTGAGCAGGCTCAAAGAAATGAATTACGATGTCATCTATACCCGGTACAAAGATTTGGGGCACAATGCTTGGGACAGGGCTTATACCACCGATTCACTCTACACATGGCTGGCCAAACAAAAACGGATAAACTGA
- a CDS encoding class I SAM-dependent methyltransferase gives MSVLLKKPLFAGISQKELAEQLEAKKKCKDKLPSWFNTPNIYYPNKLNIEQTSSEETAQYKASLVDGKTLLDLTGGLGVDSYFFSKKIDTVLHCEINEELSEIAQHNFAVLGQKNIVCISEEGIDFLKQTDKNFDWVFVDPSRRNEKIGKVFLFKDCLPNLPEHLPFLFKKTENILVKASPLLDIKQGVEELNFVKEIHVVAINNEVKELLFVLKQDYQDKVTIKTINKTQNQEMVFSFNLDDEKDAEVDFQEPQNYLYEPNAAILKSGGFKSAGNTFGLKKLHLHSHLYTSDALVDFPGRRFSISRALPYSKNPLKEFAHKKANITTRNFPISVAEIRKKHKIKDGGDSYLFFTRTLNDALTVLECKKLD, from the coding sequence GTGTCAGTATTGCTTAAAAAGCCACTTTTTGCGGGCATATCGCAAAAAGAGCTCGCTGAACAGTTGGAGGCCAAGAAAAAATGCAAGGACAAACTCCCCTCCTGGTTCAATACGCCAAACATTTATTACCCCAACAAACTCAATATTGAGCAAACCAGTTCGGAGGAAACAGCACAGTACAAAGCTAGTTTGGTTGATGGAAAAACACTACTGGACCTCACCGGGGGATTGGGAGTTGACAGCTATTTTTTTTCCAAAAAAATCGACACGGTTTTGCATTGTGAGATCAATGAAGAACTCAGTGAAATTGCCCAACATAATTTTGCGGTTTTGGGTCAAAAAAACATCGTTTGCATTTCTGAAGAAGGAATTGATTTTTTAAAGCAAACAGACAAAAATTTTGATTGGGTTTTTGTGGACCCGTCCCGGCGAAATGAAAAAATTGGAAAGGTTTTTTTGTTTAAGGATTGCCTACCCAACCTTCCAGAACATCTTCCTTTTCTATTCAAGAAAACCGAAAATATTTTGGTGAAAGCCTCCCCTCTTTTGGATATAAAACAAGGTGTTGAAGAGCTCAATTTTGTAAAGGAAATTCATGTGGTGGCCATCAACAATGAAGTCAAAGAACTCCTTTTTGTGTTGAAGCAAGATTACCAAGATAAGGTTACCATCAAAACCATCAATAAAACCCAAAATCAGGAAATGGTCTTCAGTTTTAATCTGGATGATGAAAAGGATGCTGAGGTTGATTTTCAAGAACCTCAAAACTATCTCTACGAACCCAATGCAGCCATCCTGAAATCAGGAGGGTTTAAATCTGCAGGGAATACATTCGGACTGAAAAAGTTGCACTTGCATTCCCATTTATACACATCGGATGCGCTGGTGGATTTCCCCGGAAGGCGGTTTTCCATTTCAAGGGCATTGCCCTACTCTAAAAATCCCTTGAAAGAATTCGCCCATAAAAAGGCCAACATCACCACTCGGAATTTTCCAATTTCAGTTGCCGAAATCCGAAAAAAGCACAAAATAAAGGACGGCGGTGACTCTTATCTCTTTTTTACCAGGACTTTAAATGATGCTTTAACCGTGTTGGAGTGCAAAAAATTAGACTGA
- a CDS encoding DinB family protein translates to MENTVEQQNSTAQVITPSQLLEHWQGHRRVTRRVIEAFPEKELFTHSIGGMRPFSGMVSELLAIAVPGLQEIVSGETAKFNEDLNHGNSKATLLKWWDEATEQINELWAKIPVERFQEHVKLFGQYEGSVQSQIFYFIDNEIHHRGQGYVYLRSLDVEPPFFYDRS, encoded by the coding sequence ATGGAAAACACAGTAGAACAACAAAACAGCACAGCACAAGTGATTACACCTTCCCAACTTTTGGAGCATTGGCAAGGACACCGAAGGGTAACGCGAAGGGTCATCGAAGCCTTTCCGGAAAAGGAGCTCTTTACACACTCCATTGGCGGAATGCGTCCATTTTCAGGGATGGTATCAGAGCTTCTGGCCATAGCGGTTCCAGGACTTCAAGAAATTGTGTCGGGTGAAACCGCAAAGTTTAACGAAGACTTGAATCATGGCAACAGTAAAGCTACACTACTGAAATGGTGGGATGAGGCCACAGAGCAAATCAACGAGTTATGGGCCAAAATCCCAGTGGAGCGGTTTCAGGAGCATGTAAAATTATTTGGACAGTACGAAGGTTCCGTTCAATCCCAGATTTTTTATTTCATCGATAATGAGATTCATCACCGAGGGCAAGGGTACGTCTACTTGCGTTCATTGGATGTAGAACCTCCATTTTTCTATGACCGAAGCTAA